From Streptomyces sp. TLI_235, a single genomic window includes:
- a CDS encoding CubicO group peptidase (beta-lactamase class C family): protein MIEDWPVPNAAAAVVRGADGAVLGAHGTQEHLFPLASVTKLLSAYAALVAVEEGVFELDDPAGPEGSTIRHLLAHTSGLAFDEHRVMAGPGTRRLYSNAGFDVLADTLEKASGIPFAQYAQDAVFRPLGMHATLINTAHRAPAGAGGLSTVADLALFAAELQAPRLLDPSTVHRATREVAFPGLGGVLPGFGHRRPNDWGLGFEIRGTKDPHWTGTTSSPETFGHFGQSGTFVWVDPTAGVATVALTDRDFGPWAAEVWPAFTDAVLAELRG from the coding sequence ATGATCGAGGACTGGCCGGTGCCCAACGCGGCGGCAGCGGTGGTACGAGGTGCGGACGGCGCGGTGCTGGGCGCGCACGGAACGCAGGAGCACCTGTTCCCGCTGGCGTCGGTGACCAAGCTGCTCTCCGCGTACGCCGCGCTCGTCGCCGTCGAGGAGGGCGTCTTCGAACTCGACGACCCGGCCGGGCCCGAGGGCTCGACCATCCGTCACCTGCTCGCCCACACCTCCGGGCTGGCCTTCGACGAGCACCGGGTGATGGCCGGGCCCGGCACCCGCCGGCTCTACTCCAACGCCGGCTTCGACGTCCTCGCCGACACCCTGGAGAAGGCCTCCGGCATCCCGTTCGCGCAGTACGCGCAGGACGCCGTCTTCCGGCCGCTCGGCATGCACGCCACGTTGATCAACACCGCGCACCGGGCACCGGCCGGCGCGGGCGGCCTGTCCACCGTGGCGGACCTCGCGCTCTTCGCCGCCGAGCTGCAGGCGCCGCGGCTGCTCGACCCGTCGACCGTGCACCGCGCCACCCGCGAGGTCGCCTTCCCGGGCCTCGGCGGCGTCCTGCCCGGCTTCGGCCACCGCCGCCCCAACGACTGGGGCCTCGGCTTCGAGATCCGCGGCACCAAGGACCCGCACTGGACGGGCACCACCAGCTCCCCCGAGACCTTCGGCCACTTCGGCCAGTCCGGCACCTTCGTCTGGGTCGACCCCACCGCCGGCGTCGCCACCGTCGCCCTGACGGACCGTGACTTCGGACCCTGGGCCGCCGAAGTGTGGCCCGCCTTCACCGACGCCGTCCTCGCCGAGCTCCGCGGCTGA
- a CDS encoding [acyl-carrier-protein] S-malonyltransferase yields MLVIVAPGQGAQTPGFLSPWLELDGAADRLEQWSEVAGLDLVRYGTEASEEEIKDTAVAQPLLVAAGLVTAGVLFADRDFRSVVGGVAGHSVGEITAAALAGVLSADDALAFVRERSLGMAEAAAVTATGMTAVLGGEPDVVAAKLAEHGVTAANNNGGGQIVAAGTLEQLEALKADPPAGARLIPLKVAGAFHTEHMAPGVARLEKFAPGLSVADPAVAYVSNRDGGVVASGADVLARLVSQVSNPVRWDLCMEALQQLGATAVIELSPAGTLTNLVKRNLKGVATLALKTPADLDKALGLVAEHGAQENNG; encoded by the coding sequence GTGCTCGTAATCGTCGCCCCTGGACAGGGTGCTCAGACCCCCGGATTCCTCAGCCCCTGGCTCGAGCTGGACGGCGCCGCCGACCGCCTCGAGCAGTGGTCCGAGGTGGCCGGTCTCGACCTCGTCCGCTACGGCACCGAGGCTTCCGAGGAAGAGATCAAGGACACCGCGGTGGCCCAGCCGCTGCTGGTGGCCGCCGGTCTGGTGACCGCCGGCGTGCTGTTCGCCGACCGTGACTTCCGCTCGGTGGTGGGCGGTGTGGCCGGCCACAGCGTCGGTGAGATCACCGCGGCCGCCCTGGCGGGTGTGCTGAGCGCCGACGACGCCCTGGCGTTCGTTCGCGAGCGCAGCCTGGGCATGGCGGAGGCCGCCGCGGTGACCGCGACCGGCATGACCGCCGTCCTCGGCGGCGAGCCGGACGTCGTCGCCGCCAAGCTCGCCGAGCACGGGGTGACCGCGGCCAACAACAACGGCGGCGGCCAGATCGTGGCGGCCGGCACCCTGGAGCAGCTGGAGGCGCTGAAGGCGGACCCGCCGGCCGGCGCCCGGCTGATCCCGCTGAAGGTGGCCGGCGCGTTCCACACCGAGCACATGGCTCCGGGTGTGGCGCGGCTGGAGAAGTTCGCGCCGGGCCTGTCGGTCGCCGACCCGGCCGTCGCGTACGTCTCCAACCGGGACGGCGGCGTGGTCGCCTCCGGCGCCGACGTGCTGGCCCGCCTGGTGTCACAGGTCTCCAACCCGGTCCGCTGGGACCTGTGCATGGAGGCCCTCCAGCAGCTCGGTGCGACGGCCGTGATCGAGCTGTCCCCCGCGGGCACCCTCACCAACCTGGTCAAGCGCAACCTCAAGGGTGTGGCGACGCTGGCCCTCAAGACCCCTGCCGATCTCGACAAGGCCCTCGGGCTGGTCGCCGAGCACGGTGCTCAGGAGAACAACGGATGA
- a CDS encoding acyl carrier protein: MATKDEVLEGLAEIVNEIAGIPAEDVELDKSFTDDLDVDSLSMVEVVVAAEERFDVKIPDDEVKNLKTVGDAVDYILANS; encoded by the coding sequence ATGGCTACCAAGGACGAGGTTCTGGAAGGTCTCGCCGAGATCGTCAACGAGATCGCCGGCATCCCGGCCGAGGACGTCGAGCTCGACAAGTCCTTCACCGACGACCTGGACGTCGACTCGCTCTCCATGGTCGAGGTCGTCGTGGCCGCCGAGGAGCGCTTCGACGTGAAGATCCCGGACGACGAGGTCAAGAACCTCAAGACCGTCGGCGACGCGGTGGACTACATCCTCGCCAACAGCTGA
- a CDS encoding 3-oxoacyl-[acyl-carrier-protein] synthase-3 has translation MTAPQIKPATGAAHSRIHGVGGYRPVRVIPNAEVLNWIESSDEWIRTRSGIAERRWAGPEETVAEMSVQAAGKAIAQAGISPEQIGGVIVATVSHLKQTPAIATEIADRLGCGTAPAFDISAACAGFGYGLGLADGMVRGGSAEYVLVIGVERLSDLTDTSDRSTAFIFGDGAGAAVVGPSDTPGIGKVIWGSDGSQRDVISQTQAWDTAFAKEDAVNGAGDETKWPALRMEGQSVFRWAVWEMAKVAQQALDAAGITADQLGAFIPHQANMRITDAMIKALKLPESVPVARDIAETGNTSAASIPLAMERMLESGEAKSGDLALIIGFGAGLVYAAAVVTLP, from the coding sequence ATGACAGCGCCCCAGATCAAGCCCGCCACCGGTGCCGCGCACTCGCGCATCCACGGGGTCGGCGGCTACCGCCCCGTCCGGGTGATCCCCAACGCCGAGGTGCTCAACTGGATCGAGTCCTCGGACGAGTGGATCCGCACCCGCAGCGGGATCGCCGAGCGCCGCTGGGCCGGCCCGGAGGAGACCGTCGCCGAGATGTCGGTGCAGGCCGCGGGCAAGGCGATCGCGCAGGCCGGGATCAGCCCGGAGCAGATCGGCGGCGTGATCGTGGCGACCGTCTCGCACCTGAAGCAGACCCCGGCGATCGCCACCGAGATCGCCGACCGGCTGGGCTGCGGCACCGCCCCGGCCTTCGACATCTCGGCCGCCTGCGCCGGCTTCGGCTACGGCCTGGGCCTGGCCGACGGCATGGTGCGCGGCGGCAGCGCCGAGTACGTGCTGGTGATCGGCGTGGAGCGGCTCAGCGACCTGACCGACACCTCCGACCGCTCGACCGCCTTCATCTTCGGTGACGGCGCCGGCGCGGCGGTGGTCGGCCCGTCCGACACCCCCGGCATCGGCAAGGTGATATGGGGCTCGGACGGCTCGCAGCGCGACGTCATCTCGCAGACCCAGGCCTGGGACACCGCGTTCGCCAAGGAGGACGCCGTCAACGGCGCCGGCGACGAGACCAAGTGGCCGGCGCTGCGGATGGAGGGTCAGTCCGTCTTCCGCTGGGCGGTCTGGGAGATGGCGAAGGTGGCCCAGCAGGCGCTGGACGCCGCCGGGATCACCGCCGACCAGCTCGGCGCCTTCATCCCGCACCAGGCGAACATGCGGATCACCGATGCCATGATCAAGGCGCTGAAGCTGCCCGAGTCGGTGCCGGTCGCCCGCGACATCGCCGAGACCGGCAACACCTCGGCTGCCTCCATTCCGCTGGCGATGGAGCGCATGCTGGAGAGCGGTGAGGCCAAGAGCGGCGACCTCGCGCTCATCATCGGCTTCGGGGCGGGTCTCGTGTACGCCGCCGCAGTCGTTACTCTCCCCTAG
- a CDS encoding alpha/beta hydrolase family protein, translated as MQRRRVKRMLIGAFAASAVLLDAGAAAAQAAASNEQVAITTPPAGSAAWVEDESTGHALPDPATVDAPTVAAFFAGLKESEQDRLAEVYPLVVGNLDGVPLELRYRANRIAITEEVERARERADDHRLSPVERAAAAVRADDTERLLKSGRQILAFDPRGRGLVSEAYGDLAAADRVAVLVPGSDADLAHFDQTADPLRSVTGMARALLAEEHRQSPGTRTAVVAWTGYVTPSGLGPDAVTARLAEAAAPRLLRLLAGLRQTGRATVPPTLFCHSYGSVVCGTAAPAIHGSAPADVVVFGSPGMGVQAAGELGPGVRVWATRNPTDWIGNVPYLEFGGFGHGADPTTQEFGAVEVSSQGSNGHTGYFADGTQSLHNFGAIALGDYGDVTRRQP; from the coding sequence ATGCAGCGCAGGCGGGTCAAGCGCATGCTGATAGGCGCCTTTGCCGCCTCCGCTGTCCTGCTGGACGCCGGCGCGGCCGCCGCCCAGGCCGCCGCCTCCAACGAACAGGTGGCGATCACCACCCCGCCGGCCGGCAGTGCCGCCTGGGTCGAGGACGAGTCGACCGGCCACGCCCTGCCCGACCCGGCCACCGTCGACGCGCCGACCGTCGCCGCCTTCTTCGCTGGCCTGAAAGAGTCCGAGCAGGACCGGCTCGCCGAGGTGTATCCGCTGGTCGTGGGCAACCTCGACGGCGTACCGCTCGAGCTGCGCTACCGCGCCAACCGGATCGCGATCACCGAGGAGGTCGAGCGCGCCCGGGAGCGCGCCGACGACCACCGCCTCTCCCCCGTCGAGCGGGCCGCCGCCGCCGTCCGCGCCGACGACACCGAGCGGCTGCTGAAGTCCGGCCGGCAGATCCTCGCCTTCGACCCGCGCGGCCGCGGCCTGGTCAGCGAGGCGTACGGCGACCTCGCCGCCGCCGACCGGGTCGCCGTGCTCGTCCCGGGCTCGGACGCCGACCTCGCCCACTTCGACCAGACCGCCGACCCGCTGCGCTCGGTCACCGGCATGGCCCGGGCCCTGCTCGCCGAGGAGCACCGGCAGTCGCCCGGCACCCGCACCGCCGTGGTCGCCTGGACCGGTTACGTCACCCCCTCGGGGCTCGGCCCCGACGCGGTCACCGCCCGGCTCGCCGAGGCCGCCGCACCCCGGCTGCTCCGGCTGCTGGCCGGACTGCGGCAGACCGGCAGGGCCACCGTCCCGCCCACGCTGTTCTGCCACTCCTACGGCTCGGTGGTGTGCGGCACCGCCGCCCCGGCGATCCACGGCTCCGCCCCCGCCGACGTGGTGGTGTTCGGCAGCCCGGGGATGGGCGTGCAGGCCGCGGGCGAGCTCGGCCCCGGCGTCCGGGTGTGGGCGACCCGCAACCCCACCGACTGGATCGGCAACGTGCCGTACCTGGAGTTCGGCGGCTTCGGCCACGGCGCCGACCCCACCACCCAGGAGTTCGGCGCCGTCGAGGTCTCCTCGCAGGGGTCCAACGGCCACACCGGCTACTTCGCGGACGGCACCCAGAGCCTGCACAACTTCGGCGCCATCGCGCTCGGCGACTACGGGGACGTCACCCGCCGCCAGCCGTAG
- a CDS encoding CdaR family transcriptional regulator — MPAASAEPDSAKPDSARADKKAAARKAAPAGESPRPPRGGRLTAQERRLAAERAELRTATLKRLEKSSGKLATAAIARMDDQLAWYRRMPPEHRSWIGLVAQAGIAAFTEWYRHPEAPQAISTDVFGTAPRELTRAITLRQTVELIRTTIEVMEEAIEEVAAPGDEAGMRESVLVYAREIAFATAQVYAQAAEARGAWDARLEALVVNSLLSGDADEGVLSRAAALGWGQPSQVRVVMGSAPDGDSEAVVEAIRRAARYAKLQVLTGVLGRRLVVVVGGDKEPVHTAKALIGQFAPGPVVVGPSVPDLLSATRSAQAAAAGLKACAAWPDAPRPVLADDLLPERALAGDQAARRQLVEEIYTPLDEAGSALLETLSVYLEQASSLEGAARMLFVHPNTVRYRLRRVTDVTGYAPSDVRSAFTLRIALALGRLGAVAGPA; from the coding sequence GTGCCAGCCGCTTCAGCAGAACCCGACAGTGCAAAGCCCGACAGTGCGAGGGCCGACAAGAAGGCCGCCGCCCGCAAGGCGGCCCCGGCCGGGGAGTCGCCGCGCCCACCGAGAGGCGGGCGGCTGACCGCGCAGGAGCGCCGACTGGCCGCCGAGCGTGCGGAGTTGCGCACGGCGACGCTGAAACGGCTGGAGAAGTCCTCGGGCAAGTTGGCGACCGCGGCGATCGCCCGGATGGACGACCAGCTGGCCTGGTACCGGCGGATGCCGCCGGAGCACCGGTCGTGGATCGGCCTGGTCGCGCAGGCGGGCATCGCCGCGTTCACGGAGTGGTACCGGCACCCGGAGGCGCCGCAGGCGATCTCCACGGACGTCTTCGGTACGGCGCCGCGCGAGCTGACCCGGGCGATCACGCTGCGGCAGACCGTGGAGCTGATCCGCACCACCATCGAGGTGATGGAGGAGGCCATCGAGGAGGTGGCCGCCCCGGGCGACGAGGCCGGGATGCGCGAGTCGGTGCTGGTGTACGCGCGGGAGATCGCCTTCGCGACGGCCCAGGTGTACGCGCAGGCGGCGGAGGCCCGGGGCGCCTGGGACGCCCGTCTGGAGGCCCTGGTGGTGAACTCGCTGCTGTCCGGCGACGCCGACGAGGGGGTGCTGTCGCGGGCGGCCGCACTGGGTTGGGGGCAGCCGAGCCAGGTGCGGGTGGTGATGGGCAGCGCCCCGGACGGGGACAGCGAGGCGGTGGTGGAGGCGATCCGACGGGCCGCCAGGTACGCCAAGTTGCAGGTGCTGACGGGGGTGCTGGGCCGCCGGCTGGTCGTGGTGGTGGGCGGCGACAAGGAGCCCGTGCACACCGCGAAGGCACTGATCGGGCAGTTCGCGCCGGGCCCGGTGGTGGTGGGGCCGAGCGTGCCGGACCTGCTGTCGGCGACACGGTCGGCGCAGGCCGCGGCGGCCGGGCTGAAGGCGTGCGCGGCGTGGCCGGACGCGCCGCGCCCGGTGCTGGCCGACGACCTGCTGCCCGAGCGTGCGCTGGCCGGGGACCAGGCGGCCAGACGCCAACTGGTGGAGGAGATCTACACACCGCTGGACGAGGCGGGCTCGGCACTCCTGGAGACGCTGAGTGTCTATCTGGAGCAGGCGTCCTCGCTGGAGGGGGCGGCGCGGATGCTCTTCGTCCACCCGAACACCGTGCGCTACCGGCTGCGTCGTGTGACTGACGTCACGGGCTATGCTCCGTCCGACGTGCGCTCGGCGTTCACCCTGCGCATCGCCCTTGCGCTGGGCCGTCTCGGAGCGGTCGCCGGCCCGGCATGA
- a CDS encoding TetR family transcriptional regulator, producing MALPLTPSRTGQPASDCRVLGLRERKKQRTRDSLVAAAHDLFLRQGYASTTVDEIAAGVDVSQRTFFRYFANKEEVALAVLADAEDYFVDCLRRRPAEETPLQAMRAAVTEAWQVLSRDENSGSGGVQAALELIDLIESTPVLLAAHLRRTIEQEGVVTAILAEREGLDLAADVRPRVLAAAFGAVIRVSHLSWTSDTAAHAAGPDGMIAIIERHLDQLGPALAGPWRC from the coding sequence ATGGCCCTGCCGCTCACCCCCTCCCGCACCGGACAGCCGGCCTCCGACTGCCGGGTCCTCGGACTGCGCGAGCGGAAGAAGCAGCGCACCAGGGACTCCCTGGTGGCGGCCGCCCACGACCTCTTCCTGCGGCAGGGCTATGCCAGCACCACCGTCGACGAGATCGCCGCCGGCGTGGACGTCTCGCAGCGCACCTTCTTCCGGTACTTCGCCAACAAGGAGGAGGTCGCGCTGGCCGTCCTCGCGGACGCCGAGGACTACTTCGTCGACTGCCTGCGGCGACGGCCCGCCGAGGAGACCCCGCTGCAGGCCATGCGGGCCGCCGTCACCGAGGCCTGGCAGGTGCTGAGCCGGGACGAGAACAGCGGCTCCGGCGGCGTCCAGGCCGCGCTGGAGCTCATCGACCTCATCGAGTCCACGCCGGTGCTGCTCGCCGCCCACCTGCGGCGCACCATCGAGCAGGAGGGCGTGGTCACCGCGATCCTCGCCGAGCGCGAGGGCCTCGACCTCGCCGCCGACGTCCGGCCCCGGGTACTGGCCGCCGCCTTCGGCGCCGTCATCCGGGTCTCCCACCTGTCCTGGACGTCCGACACCGCCGCCCACGCGGCCGGCCCCGACGGCATGATCGCCATCATCGAGCGCCACCTCGACCAGCTCGGGCCCGCCCTGGCCGGCCCCTGGCGCTGCTGA
- a CDS encoding 3-oxoacyl-[acyl-carrier-protein] synthase II — MTAENRTVVVTGIGAFTPLGGNAASFWEGLLEGRSGVAALTEEWAAELPVRIAARTAVDPADVLPRPLARKLDRSAQFALIAAREAWADAGFETPATDESSKLAPERLGAVIASGIGGVTTLLDQYDVLKDKGVRKVSPHTVPMLMPNSPAANVGLEVGARAGVHTPVSACASGAEAIGYAIEMIRTGRADVVVAGGTEAAIHPLPIAAFANMMAMSKNNDEPQRASRPYDKARDGFVLGEGAGVVVLESAEHAAARGARVYCEAVGQGLSSDAHHIAQPEPTGAGVARAIADLFEHSDLDKAEVVHVNAHATSTPQGDTAEVKALSKELGEHLEHVAISATKSMTGHLLGGAGGIETVATVLALHHRVAPPTVNVDDLDDDIQADIVRGEPRKLPADGRIAALNNSFGFGGHNVVLAFRTV, encoded by the coding sequence GTGACCGCTGAAAACCGCACCGTGGTAGTCACGGGTATCGGCGCCTTCACGCCGCTGGGCGGCAACGCCGCCTCGTTCTGGGAGGGCCTGCTGGAGGGCCGTTCCGGCGTGGCCGCGCTGACCGAGGAGTGGGCCGCGGAGCTGCCGGTCCGGATCGCCGCGCGTACCGCGGTGGACCCGGCCGACGTGCTGCCGCGTCCGCTGGCCCGCAAGCTGGACCGCTCGGCGCAGTTCGCGCTGATCGCCGCGCGTGAGGCCTGGGCCGACGCCGGCTTCGAGACCCCGGCCACCGACGAGTCCTCCAAGCTCGCGCCCGAGCGCCTGGGCGCCGTGATCGCCTCCGGCATCGGCGGCGTGACCACCCTGCTCGACCAGTACGACGTGCTGAAGGACAAGGGCGTCCGCAAGGTCTCCCCGCACACCGTCCCGATGCTGATGCCGAACTCCCCCGCTGCCAACGTGGGCCTGGAGGTCGGCGCGCGCGCCGGCGTGCACACCCCCGTCTCCGCCTGTGCCTCCGGCGCCGAGGCGATCGGCTACGCGATCGAGATGATCCGTACCGGCCGCGCCGACGTCGTGGTGGCCGGCGGCACCGAGGCGGCGATCCACCCGCTGCCGATCGCCGCGTTCGCCAACATGATGGCGATGTCCAAGAACAACGACGAGCCGCAGCGCGCCTCGCGTCCGTACGACAAGGCCCGTGACGGCTTCGTCCTCGGCGAGGGCGCGGGCGTCGTGGTGCTGGAGTCGGCCGAGCACGCGGCCGCCCGCGGTGCCCGCGTCTACTGCGAGGCCGTCGGCCAGGGCCTGTCCTCGGACGCCCACCACATCGCCCAGCCCGAGCCGACCGGTGCCGGTGTCGCCCGCGCGATCGCCGACCTGTTCGAGCACAGCGACCTGGACAAGGCCGAGGTCGTGCACGTCAACGCGCACGCCACCTCGACCCCGCAGGGTGACACCGCCGAGGTGAAGGCCCTCTCCAAGGAGCTCGGCGAGCACCTGGAGCACGTGGCCATCTCGGCGACCAAGTCGATGACCGGCCACCTGCTCGGCGGCGCCGGCGGCATCGAGACCGTCGCGACCGTGCTGGCGCTGCACCACCGCGTCGCCCCGCCGACCGTCAACGTGGACGACCTGGACGACGACATCCAGGCGGACATCGTCCGCGGCGAGCCGCGCAAGCTCCCGGCCGACGGCCGGATCGCGGCGCTGAACAACTCCTTCGGCTTCGGCGGCCACAACGTGGTCCTCGCCTTCCGCACCGTCTGA
- a CDS encoding aryl-alcohol dehydrogenase-like predicted oxidoreductase — translation MTLPTAPLGSNGPVVGIQGLGCMGMSEFYGPTDTEEALATLDAALDLGVTLFDTADIYGSGHNEELIGPFVRANRDRVVLATKFAIERRADDPAYRAVRNDPAYIRSAVDASLKRLGVDVIDLYYMHRRDPAVPFAESVGAMAELVQAGKVRHLGLSEVTGAELREAHAVHPITALQSEWSIFSRDVERTAVPAAAELGVAFVPYSPLGRGFLTGAFTAAEQLSADDYRRYHPQFSGDNAAGNAALVAPIQKIAAERGATAAQVALAWVHRRAEVHGLTVVPIPGTRKRSRLAENTAAAELRLTDAELAELEPIAGRVAGNRYADMSSTSAARE, via the coding sequence ATGACCCTCCCCACCGCACCGCTCGGCAGCAACGGCCCGGTCGTCGGCATCCAGGGCCTCGGCTGCATGGGCATGAGCGAGTTCTACGGCCCGACCGACACCGAGGAGGCGCTGGCCACCCTGGACGCCGCGCTCGACCTGGGCGTCACCCTGTTCGACACCGCCGACATCTACGGCTCGGGCCACAACGAGGAGCTGATCGGCCCCTTCGTCCGGGCGAACCGGGACCGCGTCGTGCTGGCCACCAAGTTCGCGATCGAGCGGCGCGCCGACGACCCTGCCTACCGCGCCGTCCGCAACGACCCGGCGTACATCCGCAGTGCGGTGGACGCCTCGCTGAAGCGGCTCGGCGTCGACGTGATCGACCTCTACTACATGCACCGCCGCGACCCCGCGGTGCCGTTCGCCGAGTCGGTGGGCGCCATGGCCGAGCTGGTGCAGGCGGGCAAGGTCCGCCACCTCGGGCTCTCCGAGGTCACCGGCGCCGAACTGCGCGAGGCCCACGCGGTGCACCCGATCACGGCGCTGCAGTCCGAGTGGTCGATCTTCTCGCGGGACGTCGAGCGGACCGCGGTGCCGGCCGCCGCCGAGCTCGGGGTCGCCTTCGTGCCGTACTCGCCGCTCGGCCGCGGCTTCCTGACCGGCGCGTTCACCGCGGCCGAGCAGCTGAGCGCGGACGACTACCGGCGCTACCACCCGCAGTTCTCCGGGGACAACGCGGCGGGCAACGCGGCCCTGGTGGCGCCGATCCAGAAGATCGCGGCGGAGCGCGGCGCCACCGCCGCGCAGGTCGCGCTGGCCTGGGTGCACCGGCGGGCCGAGGTGCACGGGCTGACCGTGGTGCCGATCCCGGGCACCCGCAAGCGCAGTCGGCTCGCGGAGAACACGGCCGCCGCCGAGCTGCGGCTGACCGACGCGGAACTCGCCGAGCTGGAGCCGATCGCCGGCCGGGTGGCCGGCAACCGCTACGCCGACATGTCCTCGACCTCGGCGGCCCGCGAGTAG
- a CDS encoding DNA-binding transcriptional MerR regulator — MAPSAHPATVLTDPLACSHDEPAGADRGEWHTISEVSATTGLTAHTLRWYERIGLLDPVDRSHSGQRRYCGADLARLAFLGRLRLTGMPVADMLRYVELAREGDGTMGERHDILVAQRAEVRERIADLHATLAVLDHKIDLYSSRIAGGTGPSAGTAGDAAGRKQKSA, encoded by the coding sequence GTGGCACCGTCCGCCCACCCCGCGACCGTTCTCACCGATCCGCTCGCCTGCAGTCACGACGAGCCGGCCGGGGCGGACCGCGGCGAGTGGCACACGATCAGCGAGGTCTCCGCGACCACCGGCCTGACCGCGCACACGCTGCGCTGGTACGAGCGGATCGGCCTGCTCGACCCGGTGGACCGCTCGCACTCCGGCCAGCGCCGCTACTGCGGCGCCGACCTGGCCCGGCTGGCCTTCCTGGGCCGGCTGCGGCTGACCGGGATGCCGGTGGCGGACATGCTGCGCTACGTGGAGCTGGCCCGGGAAGGCGACGGAACGATGGGCGAGCGGCACGACATCCTCGTCGCCCAGCGCGCGGAGGTCCGGGAGCGGATCGCGGATCTGCACGCCACGCTCGCCGTGCTCGACCACAAGATCGACCTCTATTCGTCCCGCATCGCGGGCGGCACCGGCCCTTCGGCCGGCACCGCCGGGGATGCGGCCGGCAGGAAGCAGAAGAGCGCATGA
- a CDS encoding DNA-binding MarR family transcriptional regulator produces the protein METQQPLTDPVTLEVTDLMANLVGIFHREYEEAAAARSLTGAQAKVLALLRRGPMPMRHIAQTLSCEPSNITGIVDRLETRGFVTREADPQDRRVKLVAATGAGTAASIELRESLHFAREPLAALAPEERLQLRDLLRRMLEGAAPPA, from the coding sequence ATGGAGACGCAGCAGCCGCTCACGGACCCGGTCACGCTGGAGGTCACCGACCTCATGGCGAATCTGGTCGGAATCTTCCACCGCGAGTACGAGGAGGCCGCCGCCGCCCGCTCGCTCACCGGCGCCCAGGCCAAGGTGCTCGCCCTGCTGCGGCGCGGACCGATGCCGATGCGCCACATCGCGCAGACGCTGAGCTGCGAGCCATCCAACATCACCGGCATCGTCGACCGGCTGGAGACCCGCGGGTTCGTCACCCGCGAGGCCGATCCGCAGGACCGCCGGGTCAAGCTGGTCGCCGCCACCGGCGCCGGGACGGCCGCCTCCATCGAACTGCGCGAGTCGCTGCACTTCGCCCGCGAGCCGCTCGCCGCCCTCGCTCCCGAGGAGCGCCTCCAGCTGCGCGACCTGCTCCGCCGGATGCTGGAGGGCGCCGCCCCGCCGGCCTGA